From a single Lolium rigidum isolate FL_2022 chromosome 7, APGP_CSIRO_Lrig_0.1, whole genome shotgun sequence genomic region:
- the LOC124675915 gene encoding putative oxidoreductase C1F5.03c, with the protein MASAPASSAAPPRRVVVCGGGVVGACTAYFLSTHAASPTVPTLVEKSSPACAASGKAGGFLALDWSDSTPALSALARASFALHGRLAAALDGASAYGFRPVHTLSICLPSEPTELASPHPLLPSWVDPSASAAPPRVLGTPDTTAQVHPGLFTKAVLAASGAEVVIGEVERVVVREGRVVGVAVKGRGVVDADAVVLALGPWSGRFDLVKEVFDVSGLKAHSIVLRPRNPDKITPHCLFLSYQPEPGAKMLDPEVYPRPTGEVYICGMSKDEEVPDDPATIVGEPDSIAMLHKIAGRVSSQLKTEEGAEVVAEQACYLPCTNDGLPVIGEMPGVKGCYVATGHSCWGILNAPATGAALAELILDGQAKIVDLTPFSPARFLKKSRRGL; encoded by the exons TGTTGTCGGCGCCTGCACGGCCTACTTCCTCTCCACCCACGCCGCCTCCCCCACTGTCCCGACCCTGGTCGAGAAGTCCTCCCCCGCCTGCGCCGCCTCCGGCAAGGCCGGCGGCTTCCTCGCCCTCGACTGGAGCGACTCCACCCCCGCGCTCTCCGCGCTCGCGCGCGCCTCCTTCGCGCTCCAcggccgcctcgccgccgccctcgACGGCGCCAGCGCCTACGGTTTCCGCCCCGTCCACACCCTCTCCATCTGCCTCCCCTCCGAGCCCACTGAGCTCGCATCGCCCCACCCGCTCCTCCCTTCCTGGGTCGACCcgtccgcctccgccgcgccgccgcgcgtgcTCGGAACCCCGGACACCACCGCGCAGGTCCACCCGGGCCTCTTCACCAAGGCCGTCCTCGCCGCGTCCGGCGCCGAGGTCGTCATCGGCGAGGTGGAGCGCGTGGTGGTCCGCGAAGGGCGAGTCGTCGGCGTCGCGGTGAAGGGGCGCGGCGTGGTGGACGCCGACGCCGTGGTGCTTGCGCTCGGCCCGTGGTCCGGGCGGTTCGATTTGGTCAAGGAGGTGTTCGATGTGTCCGGGCTCAAGGCGCACAGCATCGTGCTCCGGCCGCGCAACCCTGACAAGATCACGCCGCACTGCCTGTTCCTGAGCTACCAGCCGGAGCCCGGGGCCAAGATGCTCGACCCGGAGGTCTACCCAAGGCCCACCG GGGAAGTGTACATTTGTGGAATGAGCAAGGACGAGGAAGTTCCAGATGATCCGGCAACCATTGTTGGGGAGCCCGACTCGATTGCAATGCTTCACAAGATCGCCGGAAGGGTGTCCAGCCAGCTCAAGACAGAGGAGGGCGCCGAGGTGGTCGCGGAGCAGGCGTGCTACCTGCCGTGCACCAATGACGGGCTGCCGGTCATTGGGGAGATGCCCGGGGTGAAGGGATGCTACGTTGCAACCGGGCACAGCTGCTGGGGCATCCTCAATGCTCCAGCTACCGGCGCAGCACTCGCCGAGCTCATCCTCGATGGACAGGCCAAGATTGTTGATCTTACTCCCTTCAGCCCGGCAAGATTCCTCAAGAAGAGCAGGCGCGGACTGTAA